Within Hydrogenophaga sp. PAMC20947, the genomic segment GCGCACTGGGCTTCTCGGAAATGATCATCGGCCGCCCCGATGGCTACAAAATCGGCATGGGCACGGTCGAGCTGACCATGTTGCCGCACATGGGTCTGGCTTCGTTCAAAGCCGAAGACTTTGCGCCCATTGCCCGCCTGAGCGCCGAGCCCAGCGCCATCTCCGTGAGTGCCGATGCACCCTGGAAAACCGTTGAAGAATTCATGGCTTATGCCAAAGCCAATCCGGGAAAAATTCGCGTCGGCAACTCCGGCACCGGCGCCATCTGGCATCTTGCCGCGGAAGCGCTGAGCGACAAAACCGGCGTCAAGTTCAACCACATCCCTTATGACGGCGCCAACCCCGCCATTGCGGCCTTGTTGGGCGGCCACATTGAAGCAGTAACCGTGAGCGCAGCCGAGGTGTCGAACCATGTCGCGTCTGGCAAAGTCAAGATCCTCGCGGTCATGTCCGACCAACGCTTGCCCTCGTTTGACAAGGTTCCTACCTTGAAAGAAAAAGGCATTGATCTGAGCGTCGGCACCTGGCGCGGCATTGTCGTCAACAAGAAAGCGCCCAAAGAAGCACAAGACGCTCTTCGCGCTGCTACAGCCAAGATCGCCGAAGACGCTGACTACAAAGCTGCCTTGATCAAGATGAACATGACCTACGCCTACCAGGACGCAGCCGCGTTCCAGAAGACCATTGACGCCGACAACGTCAGCTTCAAGACGCTGATGACCAAGCTGGGCATGGCCAAGTAAAGGCCGGCCATTGACGCGCACCCAGGGTGCTGGGAACAGGTGCGCGTTCTCTCTCAAAAAAAATACAAAAACAAAAACAGAACAGGCCAGTCATGCAACCGACTCACACCCCATCGTCCGCCAGCATTTCACCCGCAGATCGACGCGCCGATCTCGTGATCACAGTCCTGCTCACGGGCGTGGCGACAGCCGCCATCGCCGTGTCCTACAGCTTCCCCAGTACCTCGCTGGAGACCGACATCGGTTCCGCCCGCTTCCCCCTCATTTACGCCAGCATTTTGATGCTGCTGTGCGCTCTGCTGTTTTGGCAAAAGCTTCGCGCCCCCGTTGTGAACACCCCTGCAGCAGACACCCGCCCGCTTCGCACGCTCTTAGGCGTGCTGCTGAGCATCGGCTGCACCTGGCTGATTCCCATTGCGGGCTATGGCTTGTCAGTGACCCTCTTTTTGACCCTCATGATGCGTTTGCTGGGTCGCCTCAATTGGTGGCTCAACGGGGTTTTGGCCATCGCCATCGCAGGCGTTCTCTACGCTGTTTTTTCCCTCGGCCTGGGTGTTCCCCTGCCCAAGGGCGCTTGGTTTGAATAAGCGCCCAACGCGCACCCTTTCCGGAAATTGATCCATGCAAGAACTGAATATGCTGTTTTCAGGGTTTGGTGCCCTGCTGAACCAACCGTTGGCGCTGTTGCTGTCTGTGCTGGGCGTCGCCCTGGGCATCGTGATCGGTGCCCTGCCCGGCCTCACCGCCACCATGGGGGTGGCGATCTTGCTGCCTTTCACCTTTGGCATGGACCCCGTTCCCGGCTTGTTGATGATCTCGGGCGTGTTCTTCGGCGGCATCTACGGCGGCTCGATCACCGCCATCATGCTCAACATTCCCGGCACCCCGGCGGCCGCGGCCACCGCCATGGACGGCTATGCGCTAACGCTCCAAGGCAAAGCCGGCCTCGCCTTGGGAACAGCCACCATCTCTTCATTCATTGGCGGCTTCCTCAGCATCATCTTGCTGGTGTTCATGGCACCAGTACTGGCCGGGTTTGCGCTGGAATTCAGCGCGCCTGAAACCTTTGCCCTGGCTGTTTTTGGTCTCAGCATCATTGCCAGCATCGCTGGCGAGTCCTTGCTCAAAGGCTTGATCGCCG encodes:
- a CDS encoding tripartite tricarboxylate transporter substrate binding protein, with the translated sequence MKSIQSLPRLVKSILCVTTVLSATLVGVSAHAEYPTKPIELVVPYSPGGGTDLLARTFADIAKKYLPQSMGVINKPGAGGALGFSEMIIGRPDGYKIGMGTVELTMLPHMGLASFKAEDFAPIARLSAEPSAISVSADAPWKTVEEFMAYAKANPGKIRVGNSGTGAIWHLAAEALSDKTGVKFNHIPYDGANPAIAALLGGHIEAVTVSAAEVSNHVASGKVKILAVMSDQRLPSFDKVPTLKEKGIDLSVGTWRGIVVNKKAPKEAQDALRAATAKIAEDADYKAALIKMNMTYAYQDAAAFQKTIDADNVSFKTLMTKLGMAK
- a CDS encoding tripartite tricarboxylate transporter TctB family protein produces the protein MQPTHTPSSASISPADRRADLVITVLLTGVATAAIAVSYSFPSTSLETDIGSARFPLIYASILMLLCALLFWQKLRAPVVNTPAADTRPLRTLLGVLLSIGCTWLIPIAGYGLSVTLFLTLMMRLLGRLNWWLNGVLAIAIAGVLYAVFSLGLGVPLPKGAWFE